From the genome of Treponema peruense:
CTCTTACGGCGGCTACAGTGCATACAGACAGATTGGCGTCAAAACCGCAAGCCAGGGAAAACTGGTAGTAATGCTTTATGACGGTGCCGTAACAAACCTTGAAAAAGCCATGAACCTTATAACCGGTGACTCAAGTATTTCTCCCGGAAGCGTGGAACCTTACGGAAACTATATTCAGAAAGTGATGGACATTATTACCGAACTTCAGGTAAGCCTTGACATGGAAAAAGGCGGTGAAATCGCAAAAAACCTCATGTCCCTTTACGTTTACTTCAACAAAGAACTTCTTGACTCAACAATAAGCCACGACAAAAAAAAGCTCTCGCAGATTCATGAAATGCTGTCACAGCTCAAGGAATCGTGGGAAACCGCCGCCAGCAGCACTGCAAACACAAAAGTAAAAGCTTCACAGGCTGCACCTTCGCTCAATATTACAGGCTGAACAAACAGGAGAGCCGTTTATGGAAGAAAAAATTTCACAGGAAGAACTGGACGAACGCGTGGCAGTTTTAAGAAGGCTCAGAACCCTTCTGGAACAGCAGCGTGAAAAATTCAGGCAGTACCTTAAAGTGCTGGAACTTCAGGAAACAAAAATAGAAGCAGAAGACTCAGACGCAATTATGGCCCATACCGAACTTGAAGCCAAAATAATGGAAGGAATCGGTTCGCTTCAAAAAGCAATTGTTCCTATGCAGGCTTTGTGCAGAACTTCCGGGGCGGCATCTTACAATCCGGCAGAAGCTGTTCCCGTAGAAAAAATTCAGGGCGAACTTTCCAGACTGCAGCAGATGGTTTTTAACCAGAATGAAAAAAACCGCGAACTTCTAAAAATACACATGACCAGCCTGCGTGTGCAGATAGACGGCTTTAAAAACCCGTACAAAGGAAGACAGTCTGTTTACGCAAAGGATGCCACAGCTGGAACCAGACTTCAGATAGAAGTGTAGACTGTTGCAGGTCAGAGCCCGCATTTTTTGACGCCGTTTATTTTGCGGTCGTTTAATATTTCTGCAGAATGTGCTACAATTTTTGCATGGAAACAAAAAACACTCCGACAGCAGATTTTTCAGAAGCCGATACAGTCTACATACTTGACTCTTACGGCCTTATTTACCGCGCATATTTTGCACTCATAAACCATCCGCTTACAAACATAAGCGGGCAGAATATAAGCGCCGTTGTTATCTTTTTCAGAAACCTCAAAGCCCTTCTTTCAAAATACAAACCGTCTTTTCTTGCGGCAGCATTTGACTCGCGCACACCTACATTCCGCCATGAAATGTATGCAGAATACAAGGCAACAAGGCAGAAAACCCCCGAAGATCTACACGCGCAGGTTCCGTGGATAGAAGAAATCCTCAATTCACTTGGTGTTCCTGTACTCCGGGCAGACGGTTTTGAAGCAGACGACATTATTGCATCAGTAGCAGAAAAATGCCGCAAAGAAAAACGGCCGTGCAGAATCCTGAGCGGTGACAAAGACCTTCTTCAGCTGGTTGATGCACACTGCAAAGAAATGCAGCCCGACAAGGCAAACGGCGGATGGCTTACCGACGGAACAGAAGAAGTAATCCAAAAGTGGGGGCTGGGTCCAGAAAAAATTCTTGACTATCTTTCGCTTACAGGAGACAGCGCAGACAATATTCCGGGAGTAAAAGGAGTCGGTGACAAAACTGCACTCAAGCTTCTTTCGCAGTACCAGACTCTGGACGGAATTTACGCTCACGCAGACGAAATAAAAGGCGCGCTGGGAGAAAAAATACGCGCAGGAAAAGAAGACGCATATTTTTCAAAAAAACTCATCACACTCAGAACAGATGTTCCTGTTGCAATAAATTTTGATGACTTCACGACAGACAATCTGAATTATGCGGCCGCTGCAGAACTCCTTAAAAAATTCGGCGCGCTGGCTGTGGCAAAATCCTATGCTACTGCAGAAACAGATGCCGCCCCGAACGCAAAGTCTTCTCCCTCGCAGAACGTACAGAATATACAGCAGAATACAGAAGCAGAACAGGTTGCAGTTCCTATAAAAAAGAATTCAGGCAATTACCGCGCCGTCACTAACATTGCAGAACTCAAAAAATTCATTGACGAAACGCTTGAAAGCAGTGAAAAAACAGTTGCCTTTGACACCGAAACAGACAGCCTTAACGCACACGAAGCAAATCTTGTAGGATTCAGCCTGTGCACAAAAACCGGTGAAGCCGTTTATATTCCCGTAATTCTCCCCGGTGGAATGTTTGCACCCGAAACAATAGAAAAAAGAGCCGCCCTGGAACAGATTTCAAGAATCCTAAAAAGCCCCGGAATGACACTCGTAATGCACAACGGAAAATTCGACCTTGAAGTTCTTGCCACCAACGGACTTTCAGAAGAGCCGGAGTGCCGCATTGCAGACACGATGATTGCCGCGTGGATTCTTGACCCGGGCGCTACAGGAAAATCACCTTACGGGCTGGAATATCTTTCAGAAAAAATACTGGGTCTTGCCGGAATAGAATTTGCAGACATTGTAAAAAAAGGGCAGACTTTTGCAGACGTTCCGCTCGAACAGGCATTCAGTTACGGAGCCGAAGACGCCGACTTTACCTGGCAGCTGTGGAATTACTACAGCGTTAAAATCCGCGAAGCCGGGCTTGAAAAACTTTTCTTTGAAACAGAAATGAAAATTCTTCCCATTCTTGCAAAAATGGAACGCAGCGGAATACATCTGGACAAAAAAACGCTCGAAGAATACAGTGTGGAACTTGCCGCAGACATAGAAAAAATGAAGGCAAAAATCTACGAAGAAGTCGGGCATGAGTTCAACATAGCATCAACAAAACAGCTGCAGACTGTTCTCTTTGAAGAAAGAAATCTTGTTCCCGGAAAAAAGACAAAGACAGGCTACAGTACAGACACGGCTGTTCTTGAAGAACTTGCAGAAAGAACAAGCGATCCTGTTCCGCAGGCAATACTTGACTACCGCTCCTATACAAAACTCCAGAGCACTTATGTAGAAACACTTCCGCGCCTTACCGACAGAAATGCACGCATACACACATCATTTCTTCAGACAGGAACAGCAACAGGAAGACTTTCCAGCAAAGACCCCAATCTTCAAAACATTCCTGTCCGCAACGAAGCCGGAAGACGCATACGCTCGGCCTTTACCGCAGTTCCCGGAACAGTTCTCATTTCTGCAGATTACGCGCAGATTGAACTTGTCGTACTGGCACATCTGAGCGGTGACAAAAACTTATCAAAGGCTTTTATTGACGGAACAGATGTCCACAAATCAACAGCAGCCCTTATTTACGGAATAAGTCCCGAAGAAGTTACACCACAGATGAGAAGATTTGCAAAGACAGTAAACTTCGGTGTCATGTACGGAATGAGCGCATTCAGGCTGTCAAACGAACTGGGCATATCACGCACCGAGGCAAAAAATTTTATTGACCAATATTTTGCAACATACGCCGACGTAAAAGCCTTTATTGCAAAAACAATCGAAAAGGCACAGCAGAACGGGTATGTAGAAACAATCACCGGCCGCAGAAGACAGACTGCCGACATCAACAGCAAAAACAAACTTATACAGCAGGCAGCGCAAAGAATCGCAATAAACACGCCCATCCAGGGAAGCGCAGCAGACATAGTA
Proteins encoded in this window:
- the flgN gene encoding flagellar export chaperone FlgN translates to MEEKISQEELDERVAVLRRLRTLLEQQREKFRQYLKVLELQETKIEAEDSDAIMAHTELEAKIMEGIGSLQKAIVPMQALCRTSGAASYNPAEAVPVEKIQGELSRLQQMVFNQNEKNRELLKIHMTSLRVQIDGFKNPYKGRQSVYAKDATAGTRLQIEV
- the polA gene encoding DNA polymerase I; this translates as METKNTPTADFSEADTVYILDSYGLIYRAYFALINHPLTNISGQNISAVVIFFRNLKALLSKYKPSFLAAAFDSRTPTFRHEMYAEYKATRQKTPEDLHAQVPWIEEILNSLGVPVLRADGFEADDIIASVAEKCRKEKRPCRILSGDKDLLQLVDAHCKEMQPDKANGGWLTDGTEEVIQKWGLGPEKILDYLSLTGDSADNIPGVKGVGDKTALKLLSQYQTLDGIYAHADEIKGALGEKIRAGKEDAYFSKKLITLRTDVPVAINFDDFTTDNLNYAAAAELLKKFGALAVAKSYATAETDAAPNAKSSPSQNVQNIQQNTEAEQVAVPIKKNSGNYRAVTNIAELKKFIDETLESSEKTVAFDTETDSLNAHEANLVGFSLCTKTGEAVYIPVILPGGMFAPETIEKRAALEQISRILKSPGMTLVMHNGKFDLEVLATNGLSEEPECRIADTMIAAWILDPGATGKSPYGLEYLSEKILGLAGIEFADIVKKGQTFADVPLEQAFSYGAEDADFTWQLWNYYSVKIREAGLEKLFFETEMKILPILAKMERSGIHLDKKTLEEYSVELAADIEKMKAKIYEEVGHEFNIASTKQLQTVLFEERNLVPGKKTKTGYSTDTAVLEELAERTSDPVPQAILDYRSYTKLQSTYVETLPRLTDRNARIHTSFLQTGTATGRLSSKDPNLQNIPVRNEAGRRIRSAFTAVPGTVLISADYAQIELVVLAHLSGDKNLSKAFIDGTDVHKSTAALIYGISPEEVTPQMRRFAKTVNFGVMYGMSAFRLSNELGISRTEAKNFIDQYFATYADVKAFIAKTIEKAQQNGYVETITGRRRQTADINSKNKLIQQAAQRIAINTPIQGSAADIVKTAMISVDEAIKKTHSPLKMLLQVHDELIFECPDDSTTVENAVSLIKNCMENAIKLKVPLRVSIETGTNWGEFH
- the fliS gene encoding flagellar export chaperone FliS — its product is MAYNPYETNSYGGYSAYRQIGVKTASQGKLVVMLYDGAVTNLEKAMNLITGDSSISPGSVEPYGNYIQKVMDIITELQVSLDMEKGGEIAKNLMSLYVYFNKELLDSTISHDKKKLSQIHEMLSQLKESWETAASSTANTKVKASQAAPSLNITG